A DNA window from Coleofasciculus sp. FACHB-T130 contains the following coding sequences:
- a CDS encoding FtsW/RodA/SpoVE family cell cycle protein has translation MLPIRQVAVNLRQLIPVFNSSTQDWAIDARLLRWLTFLWLFIGLVVLFSASYPSADAEFGDGMYYFKRQIISVILGLVAFNLVVNFPLRSVLEIADWFVILLLGVIFITLIPGVGTTTNGATRWIALGPFPLQPSELIKPFLVLQGARIFGHWDRLTWKVRLTWLFIFCCVLLGILLQPNLSTTALCGMTLWLIALAAGLPYSYLGGTALGGVLLATISISVKEYQRRRIMSFLNPWADPMQDGYQLIQSLLAVGSGGTWGSGFGLSQQKLFYLPIQYTDFIFAVYAEEFGFAGSLLLLLLLMAYAALALIVAIKAQNPIHRLVAIGAMILMVGQSLLNIGVATGVLPTTGLPLPLFSYGGNSMIASLIAAGLLIRVARESSEAEIVSLQGRRSAARRRRREQ, from the coding sequence ATGTTACCTATACGCCAAGTCGCTGTGAATTTACGCCAGCTAATTCCTGTTTTTAATTCCTCTACCCAGGATTGGGCAATAGATGCCAGATTGTTGCGGTGGCTCACCTTCCTCTGGCTATTTATCGGGTTAGTCGTGCTATTTTCGGCGTCCTATCCCAGCGCAGATGCTGAGTTTGGAGATGGGATGTACTACTTCAAGCGCCAAATCATCTCAGTCATCCTGGGGCTAGTAGCATTTAACCTGGTGGTGAACTTCCCCCTACGTTCTGTTCTAGAAATCGCTGATTGGTTTGTCATACTCCTGTTGGGAGTGATTTTCATCACCCTGATTCCAGGAGTGGGAACCACCACCAATGGCGCAACCCGTTGGATAGCTTTGGGGCCATTTCCGCTGCAACCCTCTGAGTTGATCAAGCCGTTCCTGGTGTTACAAGGCGCTCGGATTTTTGGGCATTGGGACAGACTAACGTGGAAAGTCCGCTTGACCTGGCTGTTTATTTTTTGCTGCGTGCTTTTGGGAATTTTGCTACAGCCCAACTTAAGTACAACCGCACTTTGCGGGATGACTTTGTGGCTAATTGCACTTGCTGCTGGGTTGCCTTATTCCTACTTGGGAGGAACAGCGCTGGGCGGGGTGCTCTTGGCGACAATCAGTATCAGCGTGAAAGAATATCAGCGTCGTCGGATAATGTCTTTTTTGAATCCTTGGGCTGACCCCATGCAAGACGGATACCAGCTGATTCAAAGTTTACTGGCCGTTGGTTCTGGCGGCACCTGGGGGTCTGGTTTTGGGCTATCGCAACAGAAGCTGTTTTATTTGCCGATTCAGTATACCGACTTTATCTTTGCGGTGTACGCAGAAGAATTTGGCTTTGCAGGCAGTTTGCTGCTGCTGTTGCTGCTGATGGCTTATGCGGCGCTGGCGCTAATTGTGGCGATAAAGGCGCAAAATCCCATTCACCGGCTGGTGGCGATTGGAGCCATGATTTTGATGGTGGGGCAGTCACTACTAAATATTGGCGTTGCGACTGGTGTCCTACCTACTACGGGTTTGCCCTTGCCGCTGTTTAGTTATGGTGGCAATTCAATGATTGCGAGTTTGATTGCCGCTGGGCTGCTGATTCGCGTGGCGCGGGAAAGTAGCGAAGCAGAAATTGTGTCTCTGCAAGGACGTCGGTCTGCGGCTAGGCGGCGACGCCGAGAGCAATAA
- the apcB gene encoding allophycocyanin subunit beta — translation MQDAITAVINSSDVQGKYLDTGALEKLKGYFNTGELRVRAATTISANAATIVKEAVAKSLLYSDITRPGGNMYTTRRYAACIRDLDYYLRYSTYAMLAGDPSILDERVLNGLKETYNSLGVPISATVQSIQAMKEVTASLVGADAGKEMGVYLDYICSGLS, via the coding sequence ATGCAAGACGCAATTACTGCTGTTATCAATTCCTCTGACGTTCAAGGTAAATACCTTGATACTGGTGCTTTGGAAAAGCTCAAGGGCTATTTCAACACTGGCGAACTACGCGTTCGTGCAGCAACCACCATTAGCGCTAATGCTGCCACCATCGTTAAGGAAGCGGTTGCTAAGTCCCTGTTGTACTCTGACATCACCCGTCCCGGTGGCAACATGTACACCACCCGTCGCTATGCTGCTTGCATCCGCGACTTGGACTACTACCTCCGCTATTCCACCTATGCCATGCTGGCTGGCGACCCATCCATCTTGGATGAGCGCGTGCTGAACGGTCTGAAGGAAACCTACAACTCCTTGGGTGTTCCCATCTCCGCTACTGTGCAATCTATCCAAGCCATGAAAGAAGTTACCGCCAGCTTGGTGGGTGCTGATGCTGGTAAGGAAATGGGCGTTTATTTAGACTACATCTGCTCTGGCTTGAGCTAA
- a CDS encoding phycobilisome linker polypeptide — protein MRMFKITACVPSQTRIRTQRELQNTYFTKLVPYENWFREQQRIMKMGGKIVKVELATGKPGVNTGLL, from the coding sequence ATGCGGATGTTTAAAATTACTGCCTGTGTTCCCAGCCAGACCCGTATCCGGACTCAGCGGGAATTGCAAAACACTTATTTCACGAAACTCGTTCCCTACGAAAATTGGTTTCGCGAACAGCAGCGGATTATGAAAATGGGTGGAAAAATCGTTAAGGTTGAGCTGGCTACTGGTAAGCCAGGAGTAAATACTGGTCTACTTTAA
- a CDS encoding response regulator, which translates to MSEEIPHKGIILIVDDTPINLGVLFDFLADSGFKILVARDGESAIQKGEYALPDLILLDVLMPGMDGFETCRQLKANQVTKDIPVIFMTALSETVDKVRGLSLGAVDYITKPLQHEEVLARITVQLSIQSLTKKLKEQNVLLEQEIQERTRVEKALLQLKEELEERVEERTLELSHSNALLKQEIQERISTEAVLQQSEARYREQAHQLELAFRQLQQTQGQLIQSEQLASLGQLVAGVAHEMNNPVNFIYGNITHAERYTQDLLYLLNLYTKELTNPGPTILEEAQAIDLDFLVEDLPKLLGSMKIGAERIREIVQSLRNFSRVDEAQMKPVNIHDGLDSTLLILNNRLKSKADYPGIQIVKEYGKLPPVECYAGQMNQAFINVLSSVIDALEEYDHKRSPEEIHFSRSTIRICTEVTDRGFVTIQIIDNGPGIAEEVRPHLFDPFFTPKTNGKSTKVGLSLTYQIVVNQHGGQMQCISAPGQGTKFIIAIPIRQNLQKTPSFESM; encoded by the coding sequence ATGAGCGAAGAAATTCCCCACAAAGGCATAATCTTAATCGTTGATGATACTCCCATAAACTTAGGGGTTTTGTTCGACTTTTTGGCGGATTCCGGCTTCAAGATTTTGGTAGCCCGGGATGGCGAAAGTGCGATTCAAAAGGGGGAATATGCCCTGCCGGACCTTATCTTATTAGATGTACTGATGCCGGGGATGGATGGGTTTGAAACTTGCCGTCAACTGAAAGCCAATCAAGTAACGAAAGATATCCCTGTAATTTTTATGACGGCGCTTTCCGAGACGGTAGATAAGGTTAGAGGTTTAAGCCTGGGAGCCGTCGATTATATTACTAAACCACTTCAGCATGAAGAAGTTTTAGCTCGCATTACTGTCCAACTGAGTATCCAGAGTTTAACAAAGAAACTGAAAGAACAAAATGTGCTTTTGGAACAAGAAATTCAAGAACGTACAAGGGTAGAAAAAGCACTCTTACAGCTCAAAGAAGAACTAGAAGAACGGGTAGAGGAAAGAACCCTTGAACTTTCCCACTCTAATGCTCTGCTGAAACAAGAGATTCAAGAGCGGATTTCTACAGAAGCAGTATTACAACAATCAGAGGCACGCTATCGAGAACAAGCGCATCAGCTAGAACTCGCCTTTCGCCAACTCCAACAGACTCAAGGTCAACTGATCCAAAGCGAACAACTGGCTAGTTTAGGACAGTTAGTCGCCGGTGTTGCTCATGAAATGAATAACCCGGTCAACTTTATCTACGGCAATATTACTCACGCAGAGCGCTATACCCAAGACCTGCTGTACCTGCTGAATCTTTATACCAAGGAATTAACCAATCCGGGGCCAACTATCCTGGAGGAGGCTCAGGCAATTGACCTGGATTTTCTGGTTGAAGACCTGCCAAAACTACTGGGTTCGATGAAGATTGGCGCTGAGCGCATCCGCGAGATTGTCCAGTCATTGCGGAATTTCTCTCGCGTGGATGAGGCTCAGATGAAGCCAGTGAACATTCACGATGGGCTAGACAGCACTCTGCTAATTTTGAACAACCGGCTGAAATCCAAGGCTGACTATCCGGGCATTCAGATTGTTAAAGAGTATGGCAAGCTGCCTCCTGTAGAGTGTTATGCAGGTCAAATGAACCAGGCATTCATCAATGTGCTGTCGAGTGTGATTGATGCTTTGGAGGAGTATGACCATAAGCGATCGCCTGAAGAAATACACTTCTCCCGCAGTACCATTCGGATTTGTACCGAAGTAACTGACCGTGGCTTTGTGACGATTCAGATTATAGATAATGGCCCTGGTATAGCGGAGGAAGTCCGCCCTCACCTGTTTGACCCCTTCTTTACGCCGAAAACGAATGGCAAAAGCACGAAGGTTGGGTTGTCCCTTACCTATCAAATCGTCGTAAACCAACATGGTGGACAGATGCAGTGTATTTCAGCGCCCGGACAGGGTACGAAATTCATCATAGCGATTCCGATTCGACAGAATCTTCAGAAAACGCCTTCGTTCGAGTCAATGTAA